Proteins from one Saccharomyces eubayanus strain FM1318 chromosome XI, whole genome shotgun sequence genomic window:
- the AVT3 gene encoding Avt3p → MIRRDREKREEKGMANSIRRVSIADMKGNNGNAVTGGGTGTSHASDSLLMDGSGSGSGSGSNSGSRSRSRKSSGTAGGLLKNPPLQVNSESANGAVPAAPHTITNNGGTLDVSINNPDPQVVDVVARHLIRNPTNNLHLQGGDITRDLYKWTNEHPASPSQNQNLPALSTSIPSQAPSFSNRRRSMSFSAASVASSSYPNNNADANVNSLTGNVSAMGLAPASMTHEEIRAPGGFRRSFIIQKHRRHNINAPVPNFFTRNFIEFLTLYGHFAGEDLSEEEDEEETEAEQEPEEPEEEALETESTQLVSRERDRRPHKSSTVKAVLLLLKSFVGTGVLFLPKAFHNGGWGFSGVCLLMCAIVSYGCFVSLITTKDKVGVDGYGDMGRVLYGPKMKLAILLSIALSQIGFSAAYTVFTATNLQVFCEHFFHLKPGSINLATYIFAQVLIFVPLSLTRNIAKLSGTALIADVFILLGLVYVYYYSIYHISVNGIASDTMLMFNKADWSLFIGTAIFTFEGIGLLIPIQESMKHPNHFQPSLSAVMCIVAVVFISCGLLCYAAFGADVKTVVLLNFPQDSSYTLTVQLLYALAILLSTPLQLFPAIRILENWTFPSNASGKHNPKVKWLKNYFRCAIVLLTSVLAWVGANDLDKFVSLVGSFACIPLIYIYPPLLHYKAFSLSGISRPRLLLDLVIIIFGVAVMAYTSWQTIKMWSS, encoded by the coding sequence ATGATTAGAAGAGATAGAGAgaagagagaagaaaaagggaTGGCGAATAGCATAAGACGTGTAAGCATCGCAGATATGAAGGGCAACAACGGCAATGCAGTCACGGGAGGCGGCACAGGAACCTCGCACGCGTCTGATTCACTCTTAATGGATGGTAGTGGCAGTGGCAGTGGTAGTGGCAGCAACAGCGGGagcagaagcagaagcagGAAATCAAGTGGGACTGCAGGCGGTCTGCTGAAGAACCCACCACTGCAGGTAAACAGCGAATCGGCGAATGGTGCAGTGCCTGCCGCGCCGCACACTATAACTAATAATGGCGGTACGCTCGACGTGAGCATAAACAATCCTGACCCGCAGGTGGTTGATGTGGTGGCCCGCCACCTGATCCGGAACCCGACCAACAATCTGCACTTGCAAGGTGGAGACATCACGAGAGACCTGTACAAGTGGACGAACGAGCATCCGGCGTCGCCGTCGCAGAACCAGAACCTGCCCGCTCTGTCCACCTCGATACCTTCGCAAGCGCCCTCATTCTCCAACCGCAGGAGGTCGATGAGCTTTTCAGCGGCCTCCGTAGCATCCTCATCCTACCCTAACAACAATGCAGATGCGAACGTGAACTCTTTGACAGGGAATGTATCCGCCATGGGTCTGGCGCCCGCATCGATGACGCACGAAGAGATCAGGGCCCCCGGCGGGTTCAGAAGGTCGTTCATCATACAAAAGCACAGGAGGCATAACATCAATGCCCCCGTACCGAATTTTTTCACCAGGAACTTTATCGAGTTTCTGACCTTGTACGGTCATTTTGCTGGTGAAGACCTGTCCGAAGAGGAGGATGAGGAAGAAACCGAGGCGGAACAGGAACCAGAAGAACCGGAGGAGGAAGCTTTGGAAACGGAAAGCACCCAGCTTGTCTCTCGCGAACGTGACCGCCGCCCCCATAAGTCCTCCACGGTGAAGGCAGTACTACTTTTGTTGAAATCGTTTGTCGGTACTGGTGTGCTTTTCCTGCCCAAGGCCTTCCACAACGGTGGCTGGGGATTTAGCGGCGTCTGTCTACTCATGTGCGCCATTGTTTCTTACGGATGCTTTGTTTCGTTGATCACCACTAAGGACAAAGTGGGCGTTGATGGGTACGGTGACATGGGTAGGGTACTTTACGGGCCCAAGATGAAACTGGCTATTCTCCTGTCCATCGCCTTATCGCAAATCGGATTTTCTGCCGCTTATACCGTCTTCACCGCCACTAATTTGCAGGTCTTTTGCGAGcattttttccatttgaaaCCGGGCAGCATTAATTTAGCCACCTACATCTTTGCGCAGGTGCTGATTTTTGTTCCATTATCATTGACGAGAAACATAGCCAAGTTGAGTGGGACCGCGTTGATAGCCGACGTATTTATATTACTGGGTCTGGTTTACGTTTACTATTACTCCATTTACCACATCTCCGTTAATGGGATTGCATCCGACACCATGCTCATGTTCAATAAGGCAGATTGGTCTTTGTTCATTGGTACTGCCATCTTTACTTTCGAAGGCATCGGCCTGCTTATCCCCATCCAGGAGTCAATGAAACACCCGAATCACTTCCAGCCATCATTGTCCGCAGTGATGTGCATTGTGGCAGTAGTCTTCATATCCTGTGGTCTCTTATGCTATGCCGCATTTGGGGCCGATGTGAAAACGGTTGTTTTATTGAATTTCCCGCAAGATAGCTCCTACACCCTCACTGTTCAACTACTGTACGCATTGGCCATATTATTATCCACACCTTTGCAGTTATTCCCCGCCATACGTATCTTGGAAAATTGGACTTTCCCCTCAAATGCATCTGGTAAACACAATCCGAAGGTCAAATGGTTAAAGAACTACTTCCGTTGCGCCATTGTGCTTTTGACATCCGTCCTAGCATGGGTAGGTGCAAACGATCTGGACAAATTTGTATCCCTGGTAGGGTCCTTTGCATGCATACCATTGATATACATATACCCACCGCTGTTACATTACAAGGCGTTCAGCCTATCCGGAATTTCAAGGCCAAGGCTTCTGTTGGATTTGGTTATCATAATCTTCGGAGTCGCTGTCATGGCCTACACTTCATGGCAGACCATAAAAATGTGGAGCTCATAA